Proteins from one Pseudomonas grandcourensis genomic window:
- the xerC gene encoding tyrosine recombinase XerC, which yields MERQLDAYCEHLRSERQVSPHTLSAYRRDLDKVLGWCVKQNIGSWTALDIQRLRSLVARLHAQGQSSRSLARLLSAVRGLYHYLNREGLCDHDPANGLAPPKGERRLPKTLDTDRALQLLEGGVEDDFLARRDQAILELFYSSGLRLSELTGLNFDQLDLADGMVQVLGKGSKTRLLPVGKKAREALEQWLPLRAMANPADDAVFVSQQGRRLGPRAIQVRVKAAGERELGQNLHPHMLRHSFASHLLESSQDLRAVQELLGHSDIKTTQIYTHLDFQHLATVYDSAHPRAKRIKGDDS from the coding sequence ATGGAACGACAACTGGACGCTTACTGCGAACACCTGCGCAGTGAGCGGCAGGTGTCGCCGCACACGCTGTCGGCCTACCGCCGCGACCTCGATAAAGTGCTGGGCTGGTGCGTCAAACAGAATATCGGCAGCTGGACGGCGCTGGACATCCAGCGCCTGCGCAGCCTGGTTGCCCGTCTGCACGCCCAGGGTCAATCGTCCCGCAGTCTGGCGCGATTGCTGTCGGCCGTTCGCGGGCTCTATCACTACCTGAACCGCGAAGGCCTGTGCGACCACGACCCGGCCAATGGCCTTGCGCCGCCTAAAGGCGAACGCCGCCTGCCGAAAACCCTCGATACCGACCGCGCACTGCAACTGCTGGAAGGTGGTGTGGAGGATGACTTTCTGGCTCGCCGGGATCAGGCGATTCTCGAGCTTTTCTATTCCTCCGGGCTGCGGCTGTCGGAGCTGACAGGGCTCAATTTCGATCAACTCGACCTGGCTGACGGCATGGTCCAGGTGCTCGGCAAAGGCAGCAAGACCCGTCTGCTGCCGGTAGGCAAGAAGGCCCGCGAAGCGCTGGAGCAGTGGCTGCCATTGCGGGCCATGGCCAACCCGGCGGACGATGCGGTGTTTGTCAGCCAGCAAGGCCGCCGCCTCGGCCCCCGGGCGATCCAGGTGCGGGTCAAGGCTGCCGGCGAGCGCGAACTGGGGCAGAACCTGCACCCGCACATGCTGCGGCACTCCTTCGCCAGCCATTTGCTGGAATCCTCCCAGGACCTGCGCGCGGTACAGGAACTGCTTGGCCACTCGGACATCAAGACCACGCAGATCTACACCCACCTGGACTTCCAGCACCTGGCCACGGTCTACGACAGCGCCCACCCACGGGCCAAACGCATTAAGGGCGACGATTCATGA
- a CDS encoding HAD-IA family hydrolase, translating into MSIQLITFDLDDTLWDTAPVIVSAEAVLREWLTEHAPNLGAVPVEHLWAIRERILSNEPSLKHRISALRRRVLFHALEESGYGHDEASDLADKSFEVFLHARHQIEVFPEVEPTLEILANHYALGVVTNGNADVRRLGLADYFKFALCAEDIGIAKPDARLFHEALQRGGVTAESAVHIGDHPGDDIAGAQQAGMRAIWFNPAGKIWEAERLPDAEIRSLTDLPALLASWNKASA; encoded by the coding sequence ATGAGCATTCAGTTGATCACCTTCGACCTCGACGACACCCTGTGGGATACCGCCCCCGTCATCGTCAGCGCCGAAGCCGTTTTGCGTGAATGGCTGACCGAGCACGCGCCCAATCTGGGGGCGGTGCCGGTGGAGCATTTGTGGGCCATTCGTGAGCGCATATTGAGCAACGAGCCCAGCCTCAAGCACCGCATCAGCGCCCTGCGTCGACGGGTACTGTTCCATGCACTGGAAGAGTCCGGTTATGGGCATGACGAAGCCTCGGATCTGGCGGACAAGAGTTTTGAAGTATTCCTGCACGCTCGGCATCAGATCGAAGTATTTCCAGAGGTCGAACCGACCCTGGAAATCCTCGCCAATCATTACGCCCTCGGCGTGGTCACCAATGGCAACGCCGATGTGCGTCGGCTGGGCCTGGCGGATTACTTCAAGTTTGCGCTGTGTGCCGAAGACATCGGCATCGCCAAACCCGATGCACGATTGTTCCATGAGGCCTTGCAGCGCGGTGGCGTGACCGCTGAATCGGCGGTGCACATTGGCGATCATCCGGGGGATGACATTGCCGGAGCGCAACAGGCGGGAATGCGGGCGATCTGGTTCAACCCGGCGGGCAAGATCTGGGAAGCCGAGCGCTTGCCCGATGCGGAGATTCGCAGCCTGACCGATTTGCCGGCGCTATTGGCGAGTTGGAACAAGGCCTCGGCCTGA
- the sutA gene encoding transcriptional regulator SutA → MSDDDLENDDLEVGDDETEEGLEAAAEDVAEDDGGDAPVPTAKGKAKAAVSVDELPSVEAKNKERDALARAMEEFLAKGGKVQEVEANVVADPPKKPDNKYGSRPI, encoded by the coding sequence ATGAGCGACGATGATCTGGAAAACGACGACCTCGAAGTAGGCGACGACGAAACCGAAGAAGGTCTGGAAGCAGCGGCGGAAGACGTCGCTGAAGACGACGGCGGTGATGCGCCGGTTCCGACCGCCAAAGGCAAGGCCAAGGCAGCGGTATCGGTCGATGAGCTGCCGAGTGTCGAAGCCAAGAACAAGGAACGCGATGCTCTCGCGCGGGCCATGGAGGAGTTTTTGGCCAAAGGTGGCAAGGTGCAGGAAGTGGAGGCCAATGTGGTCGCCGATCCGCCCAAGAAGCCGGACAACAAGTACGGCAGCCGGCCTATCTGA
- a CDS encoding secondary thiamine-phosphate synthase enzyme YjbQ, with the protein MWQQTLITLRARPRGFHLVTDELLAGLPELKACRVGLLHLWLQHTSASLTINENADPAVRRDFERFFNRLIPQGTDGYEHNDEGLDDLPAHFKASVLGCQLSLPISAGRLALGTWQGVYLGEHRDHGGARKVLATVHGEEA; encoded by the coding sequence ATGTGGCAACAGACTCTGATTACCTTGCGGGCGAGGCCCCGGGGCTTTCACCTGGTAACGGACGAGTTACTCGCCGGCCTGCCTGAACTCAAGGCGTGTCGGGTTGGTCTGTTGCATCTGTGGCTGCAGCATACCTCGGCGTCGTTGACCATCAACGAGAACGCCGATCCGGCGGTACGTCGCGACTTCGAACGATTTTTCAATCGTCTGATCCCACAAGGAACAGACGGCTATGAGCATAACGACGAAGGCCTGGACGACCTCCCGGCGCACTTCAAGGCCAGCGTACTTGGCTGTCAGCTCAGTTTGCCGATTTCGGCAGGCCGGTTGGCGTTGGGGACCTGGCAAGGTGTTTATCTGGGCGAGCACCGTGATCATGGCGGTGCCCGTAAAGTCCTCGCCACCGTGCACGGTGAAGAGGCATAG
- a CDS encoding ammonium transporter — MTLRKLAGLGALLSIVMPSLALAADEVAAPVLNSGDTAWMMTSTALVLFMTIPGLALFYGGMVRSKNILSVMMQCFAITGLISVLWVIYGYSIAFDTTGMEQGVINFNSFFGGMGKAFLAGITPASLTGPAALFPEAVFVTFQMTFAIITPALIVGAFAERMKFSAMLVFMGIWFTLVYAPIAHMVWSGNGGLLWDWGVLDFAGGTVVHINAGVAGLVACLVLGKRKGFPTTPMAPHNLGYTLMGAAMLWVGWFGFNAGSAAAANGTAGMAMLVTQIATAAAALGWMFAEWLTHGKPSALGIASGVVAGLVAITPAAGTVGPMGALVIGLAAGVVCFFCATTLKRKLGYDDSLDAFGVHGIGGILGAILTGVFAAPSLGGFGTVTDIAAQVWIQCKGVGFTVIYTAIATYIILKVLDAVMGLRINEEEEAVGIDLALHNERGYNL; from the coding sequence ATGACTCTGCGTAAACTCGCAGGGCTAGGAGCCCTGTTGTCCATCGTAATGCCCAGCCTTGCTCTGGCGGCAGACGAAGTGGCGGCCCCAGTCCTCAACTCCGGCGACACCGCCTGGATGATGACCTCGACAGCCTTGGTGCTGTTCATGACCATTCCTGGCCTCGCGCTGTTCTACGGCGGCATGGTTCGGTCGAAAAACATTCTTTCCGTGATGATGCAGTGCTTCGCCATTACCGGTCTGATCAGCGTCCTGTGGGTCATTTATGGCTACAGCATCGCGTTCGACACCACGGGCATGGAGCAGGGCGTCATCAACTTCAACTCGTTCTTCGGCGGCATGGGCAAGGCATTCCTCGCCGGCATCACGCCAGCCAGCCTGACCGGGCCTGCGGCGCTGTTCCCTGAGGCGGTGTTCGTCACCTTCCAGATGACTTTCGCGATCATCACTCCGGCGCTGATCGTCGGCGCCTTCGCCGAGCGGATGAAGTTCTCCGCGATGCTGGTGTTCATGGGCATCTGGTTCACCCTGGTATATGCGCCGATCGCACACATGGTCTGGTCCGGCAACGGTGGTCTGCTGTGGGACTGGGGCGTGCTCGATTTCGCTGGTGGCACCGTGGTGCATATCAACGCCGGTGTGGCTGGTCTGGTTGCCTGCCTGGTGCTGGGCAAGCGCAAGGGCTTCCCGACCACGCCGATGGCGCCGCACAACCTCGGTTACACCCTGATGGGCGCGGCCATGCTGTGGGTCGGCTGGTTCGGTTTCAACGCCGGTTCCGCCGCTGCGGCCAACGGCACCGCCGGCATGGCGATGCTGGTGACTCAGATTGCTACCGCCGCTGCTGCGCTGGGCTGGATGTTTGCCGAGTGGCTAACACACGGCAAACCTAGCGCACTGGGCATCGCTTCGGGCGTGGTTGCCGGTCTGGTGGCAATTACTCCGGCTGCCGGCACCGTTGGCCCGATGGGCGCGCTGGTAATCGGTCTGGCGGCTGGCGTGGTGTGCTTCTTCTGCGCCACCACCCTCAAGCGCAAGCTCGGCTATGACGACTCCCTGGACGCGTTCGGCGTGCACGGTATCGGCGGTATCCTCGGCGCAATCCTGACGGGTGTGTTCGCTGCGCCGTCCCTGGGTGGCTTCGGCACCGTGACCGACATCGCCGCACAAGTGTGGATTCAGTGCAAAGGCGTGGGCTTCACGGTGATCTACACCGCGATCGCTACATACATCATCCTCAAGGTGCTGGATGCGGTCATGGGCCTGCGTATCAACGAAGAAGAAGAAGCGGTCGGCATCGATCTGGCGCTTCACAACGAACGCGGCTACAACTTGTAA
- the glnK gene encoding P-II family nitrogen regulator — MKLVTAIIKPFKLDDVRESLSEIGVQGITVTEVKGFGRQKGHTELYRGAEYVVDFLPKVKIDVAIDDKDLDRVIEAITKAANTGKIGDGKIFVVNLEQAIRIRTGETDTDAI; from the coding sequence ATGAAGCTAGTCACTGCCATCATCAAGCCGTTCAAGCTGGACGACGTACGCGAGTCGCTGTCCGAGATCGGCGTGCAGGGCATTACCGTCACTGAAGTCAAAGGCTTTGGTCGGCAGAAGGGTCACACCGAGCTGTATCGCGGCGCGGAATACGTGGTCGATTTCCTGCCCAAGGTGAAGATCGACGTCGCCATCGACGACAAGGATCTGGACCGGGTAATCGAGGCCATCACCAAGGCTGCCAACACCGGCAAGATCGGTGACGGCAAGATCTTCGTGGTCAATCTGGAACAGGCGATTCGCATCCGTACCGGCGAAACCGATACCGACGCAATCTAA
- a CDS encoding accessory factor UbiK family protein, with product MLAPKDFLDALTGTASRLFSGDTPLPKAEIESQFKMLLQSGFSKLDLVSREEFDSQMVVLARTRARLESLEAKVAELEAKLNPPTE from the coding sequence ATGCTCGCGCCAAAAGATTTCCTCGACGCCCTCACCGGCACCGCCTCCCGCCTCTTCAGCGGCGACACGCCTTTGCCGAAAGCAGAAATCGAAAGCCAGTTCAAAATGTTGCTGCAGAGCGGCTTCAGCAAACTGGATCTGGTGAGCCGGGAAGAATTCGATAGCCAGATGGTTGTATTGGCACGCACCCGGGCGCGGCTGGAGAGCCTTGAGGCGAAGGTGGCGGAGCTGGAGGCGAAGCTGAATCCGCCGACTGAATAA
- a CDS encoding Bro-N domain-containing protein, whose translation MDENHLIPHVFTRHKLHLHALLIENQPWFSARDLGRLLRLYIDERTVRKLDPDQRQTARAFIHGHIENTLLISESGVYALLVYHYCPEYRALREWLTHEVVPALRDAQYPTTTERPQLSLLNWPEMSLSLLHWNNQPWIRLQDVPQLLPDQVTPRPAINAPWWKRAAKMLHAF comes from the coding sequence ATGGACGAAAACCATCTAATCCCTCACGTCTTCACCCGACACAAACTCCACCTCCACGCCCTTCTTATAGAAAACCAACCCTGGTTCAGCGCCCGCGACCTGGGCCGCCTCCTTCGCCTTTATATCGACGAACGCACCGTCCGAAAACTCGACCCAGACCAACGCCAAACCGCCCGAGCATTCATCCACGGTCACATCGAAAACACCCTGCTGATCAGCGAATCCGGCGTCTACGCCTTGCTGGTCTATCACTACTGCCCCGAATACCGAGCCTTACGCGAATGGCTCACCCACGAAGTTGTTCCCGCCCTGCGAGATGCCCAATACCCCACCACAACTGAACGCCCGCAACTGAGCCTGCTCAACTGGCCGGAAATGTCGTTGAGCCTGCTGCACTGGAACAACCAGCCGTGGATCCGGTTGCAGGATGTGCCGCAGCTATTGCCTGATCAGGTTACTCCCAGGCCTGCTATCAATGCGCCTTGGTGGAAAAGAGCCGCGAAGATGCTTCACGCATTCTGA
- a CDS encoding HigA family addiction module antitoxin, with protein MTKNGMRPVHPGEILKEEYLEPLSLTAAALARALNVSTPTVNDIVLQRRGVSADMALRLSICLDTTPEFWLNLQSTYDLRKAEIERGAAIRDQVERLAHCA; from the coding sequence ATGACTAAGAATGGTATGCGCCCGGTTCATCCTGGCGAGATCCTCAAAGAGGAATACCTGGAGCCTCTGAGCCTTACGGCTGCAGCGTTGGCCAGAGCGTTGAACGTGTCGACACCTACGGTGAACGATATTGTGCTCCAGCGTCGGGGTGTCAGTGCTGATATGGCTCTTAGGTTATCTATCTGTCTGGACACGACCCCGGAATTTTGGCTGAACCTGCAATCGACTTACGATTTGCGCAAAGCCGAGATTGAACGAGGGGCTGCGATCCGGGATCAGGTCGAGCGGCTTGCGCACTGCGCCTGA
- a CDS encoding type II toxin-antitoxin system RelE/ParE family toxin, with translation MIVSFKCSETEYLFRNGKTRMWSAILSVVERKLTMLDAAAVLIDLRSPPGNRLEALEGNRKGQYSIRINAQWRICFIWGPNGPENVEIVDYH, from the coding sequence ATGATCGTTAGCTTTAAGTGTTCTGAGACCGAGTACCTGTTTCGCAACGGTAAGACCCGTATGTGGTCAGCCATTCTGAGCGTCGTGGAACGAAAGCTGACGATGCTTGATGCTGCTGCCGTGCTGATAGACCTTCGATCCCCGCCGGGTAATCGCTTAGAGGCGCTGGAGGGAAATCGAAAAGGTCAGTACAGCATCCGTATCAACGCTCAATGGCGAATTTGCTTCATTTGGGGTCCTAACGGGCCAGAGAATGTCGAAATCGTCGATTATCACTGA
- a CDS encoding YifB family Mg chelatase-like AAA ATPase — protein sequence MSLSIVHSRAQIGVDAPAVTVEVHLANGLPSLTMVGLPEAAVKESKDRVRSAIINSGLQFPARRITLNLAPADLPKDGGRFDLAIALGILSASVQVPTLTLDDAECLGELALSGAVRAVRGVLPAALAARKAGRWLMVPRANAEEACLASGLKVIAVDHLLEAVAHFNGHTPIEPYVSNGLLYASKPYPDLNEVQGQLSAKRALLIAAAGAHNLLFSGPPGTGKTLLASRLPGLLPPLAENEALEVAAIQSVTSCVPLSQWPQRPFRQPHHSASGPALVGGGSKPQPGEITLAHHGVLFLDELPEFDRKVLEVLREPLESGHIVISRAKDRVRFPARFQLVAAMNPCPCGYLGEPSGKCSCTPDMVQRYRNKLSGPLLDRIDLHLTVAREATALNPALKPGDDTATAAVLVADARERQQKRQGCANAFLDLPGLREHCKLSTTDETWLETACERLTLSLRAAHRLLKVSRTLADLEQVDGITRDHLAEALQYRPSTN from the coding sequence ATGTCCCTCTCCATCGTCCACAGCCGCGCCCAGATTGGCGTAGATGCGCCAGCCGTTACTGTTGAAGTCCATCTGGCCAACGGTTTGCCGTCTCTGACCATGGTCGGGCTGCCCGAGGCGGCTGTGAAGGAAAGCAAGGATCGGGTGCGCAGCGCGATCATCAATTCCGGGCTGCAGTTTCCGGCGCGACGGATCACGTTGAATCTGGCACCCGCGGATTTGCCCAAGGATGGCGGGCGGTTCGATCTGGCGATTGCCCTGGGGATTCTCTCGGCCAGCGTGCAGGTGCCTACGTTGACGCTCGATGATGCGGAATGCCTTGGGGAGTTGGCGTTATCAGGTGCTGTGCGGGCGGTTCGCGGGGTTCTGCCGGCGGCGCTGGCGGCACGCAAGGCCGGGCGCTGGTTGATGGTGCCGCGAGCTAACGCCGAGGAAGCGTGCCTGGCCTCGGGACTGAAAGTAATTGCGGTGGATCATCTGCTTGAGGCCGTTGCGCATTTCAATGGGCATACACCGATTGAGCCTTATGTCTCCAACGGCTTGCTCTATGCCAGCAAACCCTATCCTGACTTGAATGAAGTGCAAGGCCAACTCTCGGCCAAGCGCGCTTTGCTGATTGCAGCGGCGGGGGCTCACAATCTCCTGTTCAGCGGGCCGCCGGGGACGGGGAAAACGCTGTTGGCGAGTCGTTTACCGGGTTTGCTCCCACCGCTAGCCGAAAATGAAGCTCTAGAAGTCGCAGCCATTCAATCCGTTACCAGTTGCGTGCCATTGAGCCAATGGCCGCAAAGACCATTCCGCCAACCCCACCACTCCGCTTCCGGGCCGGCATTGGTCGGCGGCGGCTCGAAACCGCAACCCGGTGAAATAACCCTCGCCCATCATGGCGTTCTATTTCTCGACGAACTTCCGGAATTCGATCGCAAGGTGTTGGAGGTGTTAAGGGAGCCGCTTGAATCCGGTCACATCGTAATCTCCCGCGCCAAGGATCGTGTCCGCTTCCCGGCCCGTTTCCAATTGGTAGCCGCGATGAACCCTTGCCCCTGTGGATATCTTGGCGAACCCAGCGGCAAATGCAGTTGTACACCGGACATGGTCCAGCGTTACCGCAACAAACTGTCGGGGCCGTTGCTGGACCGAATCGACCTGCACTTGACCGTCGCTCGGGAAGCCACGGCGTTGAACCCTGCGCTGAAACCCGGTGATGACACCGCTACCGCCGCAGTGCTGGTTGCCGACGCCCGAGAGCGACAACAAAAACGCCAGGGCTGCGCGAACGCTTTCCTTGATCTGCCGGGCCTGCGCGAACACTGCAAGTTATCCACAACCGACGAAACCTGGCTGGAAACGGCATGTGAGCGATTGACCTTGTCGCTGCGAGCGGCCCATCGACTGCTTAAAGTCTCACGCACCCTGGCGGACCTTGAGCAAGTTGATGGCATCACCCGCGATCATCTGGCTGAGGCGCTGCAGTATCGGCCGAGCACAAACTGA
- a CDS encoding aldose 1-epimerase family protein gives MTSLKLLVVLGALSASHAMAWDYVLLDSDKAAQNWQITSQQLGVKTDQPFSVTLRTLHGGRQEGVSIVDIDNGTMKLSVVPTRGMNVLQASVGNVRMGWDSPVKEVVNPSFIELNGRGGLGWLEGFNELVTRCGYEWVGHPGIDNGELLTLHGRAANIPASKVTLHIDEKPPYAISLRGELKEQAFKKVDFSVMTELVTEPGSVAFALNDTLTNNGDYPKEYQALYHSNFSTPFLEQGARFAAPVKQVSPFNDKAKSDLPDWQTYRGPTKDYDETVYNVVPYADAKGDTLTVLHNKAGNLGVSVGFNTQQLPVFSLWKNTDTQGQGYVTGLEPGTSFSYNRRYQRPLGLVPIIGVKEQKQFQIKYSLLADKGAVDKALHRVSEIQGARETEVRQTPLVDFSKE, from the coding sequence ATGACCTCGCTCAAACTCCTCGTTGTCCTTGGCGCGCTGTCCGCCTCTCACGCCATGGCTTGGGATTACGTCCTGCTCGACAGCGACAAAGCCGCGCAAAACTGGCAGATCACCAGCCAGCAACTCGGTGTGAAAACCGACCAACCCTTCTCCGTGACACTTCGTACCTTGCACGGCGGTCGGCAAGAGGGTGTCAGCATCGTCGACATCGATAACGGCACGATGAAACTCTCGGTGGTGCCGACTCGCGGGATGAATGTGCTGCAGGCGTCGGTCGGTAATGTGCGCATGGGCTGGGATTCGCCAGTCAAGGAAGTGGTCAATCCGTCCTTCATCGAGCTCAACGGCCGTGGTGGCCTCGGCTGGCTGGAAGGCTTCAATGAACTGGTCACCCGCTGCGGCTACGAATGGGTCGGCCACCCCGGCATCGACAACGGCGAACTGCTGACTCTGCATGGCCGCGCCGCCAACATCCCGGCCAGCAAAGTTACCCTGCATATAGATGAGAAACCGCCTTACGCGATCAGCCTGCGCGGCGAACTCAAAGAGCAAGCGTTCAAGAAAGTCGATTTCTCGGTGATGACTGAGCTGGTCACTGAGCCCGGAAGCGTCGCGTTTGCCCTCAATGACACCCTGACCAACAACGGTGATTATCCGAAGGAATACCAGGCGCTTTATCACAGTAACTTCAGCACCCCATTCCTGGAACAGGGCGCCCGCTTCGCTGCGCCGGTGAAACAGGTGTCGCCGTTCAACGATAAAGCCAAAAGCGATTTGCCGGACTGGCAAACCTATCGCGGACCGACCAAGGACTATGACGAAACGGTTTACAACGTAGTGCCGTACGCCGATGCCAAAGGTGACACGTTGACCGTGCTGCATAACAAGGCAGGGAACCTTGGGGTGTCGGTTGGGTTTAATACTCAGCAGTTGCCTGTCTTCTCGTTGTGGAAGAACACCGATACGCAAGGGCAGGGATATGTGACCGGGTTGGAGCCGGGGACAAGTTTTTCTTATAACCGCCGGTATCAGCGGCCACTTGGTTTGGTGCCGATTATTGGGGTTAAAGAGCAGAAGCAGTTTCAGATCAAGTACAGCTTGCTGGCGGATAAGGGGGCTGTGGATAAGGCGTTGCATCGGGTGAGCGAGATTCAGGGTGCTCGGGAAACCGAGGTACGACAAACGCCGTTAGTTGATTTCTCCAAGGAGTAA